Proteins encoded together in one Deltaproteobacteria bacterium window:
- a CDS encoding 50S ribosomal protein L18, with product MALAKKDMWKRRKLRIRKKVQGTDTRPRLTIFRSGKHIYAQLVDDTQGRTIVAASTVEKELKAAHCNKDFATQVGKLVAERAKQAKIAQVVFDRNGYRYHGCVKALADGVRDGGLKF from the coding sequence ATGGCACTTGCTAAAAAAGACATGTGGAAACGCCGAAAATTGCGCATTCGTAAGAAGGTGCAGGGTACTGACACCCGGCCACGGCTGACTATTTTTCGTAGCGGAAAACATATTTACGCCCAGTTAGTCGATGATACCCAAGGGCGTACGATTGTTGCAGCCTCAACGGTAGAAAAAGAATTGAAAGCTGCACATTGTAATAAAGACTTTGCTACCCAAGTGGGCAAGCTGGTTGCCGAACGTGCCAAACAAGCCAAAATTGCTCAGGTTGTTTTTGATCGCAATGGTTATCGTTATCATGGTTGTGTAAAGGCGTTAGCCGATGGTGTCCGTGACGGAGGTCTAAAGTTTTAA
- the rpsE gene encoding 30S ribosomal protein S5 — protein MTKPINPNELNLAEKIVHISRVAKVVKGGRRFSFSSLVVVGDGNGHVGVGLGKANEVPESIRKATESAKHRLVKVPIATGSTIPHEVTGRYGAGLVILKPAKPGTGIIAGVTMRAILESAGYHNVLTKCIRTNNQHNVLKATMQALLQLQSPEEVQKLRKAS, from the coding sequence ATGACAAAACCGATTAATCCTAATGAATTGAATTTAGCCGAAAAGATTGTGCACATTAGCCGTGTGGCAAAAGTGGTGAAGGGTGGGCGCAGGTTTAGTTTTTCAAGCCTCGTTGTAGTGGGCGATGGTAATGGCCATGTGGGGGTTGGGTTGGGTAAAGCCAATGAAGTTCCAGAATCCATTCGCAAGGCAACCGAGTCAGCAAAACATCGTTTGGTCAAGGTTCCCATTGCGACAGGCAGCACCATCCCTCATGAAGTGACGGGTCGTTATGGAGCAGGTCTTGTTATCTTAAAGCCAGCCAAACCAGGGACGGGAATTATTGCTGGTGTCACCATGCGGGCTATCTTAGAATCTGCGGGTTATCATAATGTTTTGACCAAGTGTATTCGTACCAACAATCAACACAATGTTTTAAAAGCAACGATGCAAGCATTGCTACAGTTACAGTCACCCGAAGAAGTGCAAAAGCTACGAAAGGCTAGCTAG
- the rpmD gene encoding 50S ribosomal protein L30 gives MADILQVEKIHSAIARNRAQKKVLLSLGLNRRHQVKYLKATPATLGMAKKVCHLLNYKVISEKDIPKVKPLSTYQLGALPEKNTVQAKPKQTVAKRKSTPTKKKAAKSAK, from the coding sequence ATGGCCGACATACTACAAGTTGAAAAAATACATAGTGCCATTGCCAGAAACCGCGCGCAAAAAAAAGTTTTGCTGAGTTTGGGGCTCAATAGGCGACACCAGGTTAAGTATCTTAAGGCAACCCCGGCTACTTTGGGGATGGCAAAAAAGGTTTGTCATTTGCTGAACTATAAAGTCATTTCCGAAAAAGACATTCCCAAAGTTAAACCCTTATCGACTTATCAATTAGGTGCATTGCCCGAAAAAAATACGGTTCAGGCTAAACCTAAACAAACCGTGGCAAAAAGAAAATCAACCCCAACCAAGAAGAAAGCAGCCAAGTCTGCTAAGTAG
- the rplO gene encoding 50S ribosomal protein L15: MAKLLQHLEAPAGANQTRKRLGRGESSGLGKTSGRGHKGQKSRAGGYHKKSFEGGQMPLVRRVPKSGFTNIFRKTYAIINLKDLNLVPQGKVVDIAYLQEIGKIKKVESGLKVLGEGELKVPLTIKAKHFSKTALAKIKQAGGTAEIS; encoded by the coding sequence ATGGCTAAGTTATTACAACATTTAGAAGCCCCGGCTGGTGCCAATCAAACTCGCAAACGTTTAGGGCGTGGCGAAAGTAGTGGTTTGGGCAAAACTTCAGGGCGAGGTCACAAGGGGCAAAAATCGCGCGCTGGTGGTTACCATAAAAAATCCTTTGAAGGTGGGCAGATGCCTTTGGTGCGGCGGGTTCCAAAATCGGGGTTTACTAATATTTTTCGCAAAACCTACGCCATTATTAATTTGAAAGATTTAAACCTGGTACCGCAAGGTAAAGTTGTTGATATTGCGTATTTGCAAGAGATTGGAAAAATTAAAAAAGTGGAAAGTGGACTTAAAGTTTTAGGTGAAGGTGAACTCAAGGTCCCATTAACGATTAAAGCTAAACATTTTTCTAAAACGGCATTAGCTAAGATCAAACAAGCCGGCGGTACAGCAGAGATTTCTTGA
- the secY gene encoding preprotein translocase subunit SecY codes for MASSIANITRLPELRSRLFFTLLMLGIYRLGVFVPTPGINPKALTDLVGKGTVFDIINMFSGGAFERLSVFALGIMPYITASIIFQLLTVAVPALEKLSKEGDAGRKRITQLTRYGTVLICLIQGFGISFGLEQQKVLLPGVGGWSYYLLTVTTLTAGTCFLMWLGEQITERGIGNGISLIIFGGIVTGIPQALQDSIATQGQFGGAFGLIFLAAFVFGVSYIILFFERGQRRIPIQYAKRVVGRKIFGAQSSHLPLKLNMAGVIPAIFASSLIMFPATMASFWDNNIVRNIAGNLTSGPLHLALFGGLIIFFCYFYTAVTLNPSNMAENIQKNGGYIPGIRPGKATAEFIDRVLIRTTLIGGLYITGICLLPQILTAYFRIPSSIATTFGGTSVLIMIGVAMDTVSQIEAHLMSRNYDGFLGAKVGRFKGRRG; via the coding sequence TTGGCTTCTTCGATAGCAAATATTACCAGACTGCCCGAATTAAGGAGTCGCCTGTTTTTTACTCTCTTAATGCTGGGGATTTACCGGCTGGGGGTCTTTGTTCCTACTCCTGGGATCAACCCCAAAGCATTGACTGATTTAGTGGGTAAGGGCACCGTTTTTGACATCATTAATATGTTTTCGGGTGGTGCCTTTGAACGATTGTCGGTTTTTGCTTTGGGCATCATGCCCTACATTACCGCATCGATTATCTTCCAATTGTTAACGGTTGCTGTCCCTGCCTTAGAAAAACTTTCCAAAGAAGGCGATGCCGGTCGCAAACGAATTACCCAACTCACTCGTTATGGTACGGTGCTGATTTGTCTTATCCAAGGGTTTGGCATCAGTTTTGGCTTAGAACAACAAAAGGTGTTGCTGCCGGGGGTTGGCGGGTGGTCTTATTATTTGTTGACGGTTACCACTTTGACGGCGGGCACTTGTTTTCTTATGTGGTTAGGAGAACAAATTACCGAACGTGGTATTGGTAATGGAATTTCGCTGATTATCTTTGGAGGTATTGTGACCGGTATTCCCCAAGCCTTACAAGATTCTATTGCAACCCAAGGCCAATTTGGTGGGGCCTTTGGCCTCATCTTTTTAGCAGCCTTTGTTTTTGGTGTTTCTTACATCATTTTATTTTTTGAAAGAGGGCAACGCCGCATCCCCATTCAATATGCCAAACGGGTGGTGGGTCGAAAAATCTTTGGTGCTCAATCCAGCCACCTCCCATTAAAACTGAATATGGCCGGGGTTATTCCAGCCATCTTTGCTTCTTCTTTAATTATGTTTCCTGCTACGATGGCTAGCTTTTGGGATAATAATATTGTGCGCAATATAGCCGGCAATTTAACTTCAGGCCCTTTGCATTTAGCCTTATTTGGGGGGCTTATTATTTTCTTTTGTTATTTTTACACAGCGGTCACTCTTAACCCAAGCAATATGGCTGAAAATATCCAAAAAAATGGTGGCTATATTCCAGGGATCAGACCTGGCAAAGCCACGGCTGAATTCATCGATCGGGTTTTAATTCGCACCACCTTAATTGGCGGTCTTTACATTACTGGCATTTGCTTGCTTCCCCAAATTTTAACGGCCTATTTCAGAATCCCCAGTTCGATTGCCACAACTTTTGGTGGTACCAGTGTTTTGATTATGATCGGTGTGGCGATGGATACCGTGTCGCAAATCGAGGCTCATTTGATGAGTCGAAATTACGATGGGTTTTTGGGTGCCAAGGTTGGGCGATTTAAAGGAAGAAGAGGTTAG
- a CDS encoding adenylate kinase, with the protein MRLILLGPPGAGKGTQAKQIQNKFKIPQISTGDMLREARRHKTPLGLQAERYITSGALVPDSVVIGLIEERLKNTDCAGGFILDGFPRTLVQAQELDKVLARDHQKIDAVLQLDVAEEDLVQRLSGRRTCRGCGNIHHLKYSPPKIAGKCDVCGGELYQRDDDQEVTIRNRLKTFREQTAPLVQFYEKQGILKRVQGLGPAEEVTQAIFKALNGSVR; encoded by the coding sequence ATGCGGCTTATTTTATTAGGTCCACCCGGGGCGGGCAAAGGCACTCAGGCCAAGCAAATCCAAAACAAATTTAAAATTCCTCAAATTTCAACCGGTGACATGTTGCGCGAAGCTCGTCGCCATAAAACTCCGCTGGGATTGCAGGCCGAACGCTATATTACTTCAGGGGCTTTGGTGCCTGATTCTGTGGTTATAGGGCTGATCGAGGAAAGGCTCAAAAATACTGATTGTGCGGGTGGGTTTATTTTAGACGGTTTTCCTCGTACCTTAGTTCAGGCCCAAGAGCTTGATAAGGTGCTGGCCCGTGACCACCAAAAAATCGATGCAGTTTTGCAACTTGATGTTGCCGAAGAAGATTTAGTGCAAAGATTATCAGGGCGCAGAACTTGCCGCGGCTGTGGGAATATTCATCACTTAAAATATTCCCCCCCTAAAATAGCAGGGAAATGCGATGTCTGTGGGGGCGAACTTTATCAACGCGATGACGATCAAGAAGTCACGATTCGAAACCGGCTCAAAACCTTTCGTGAACAAACTGCACCATTGGTCCAATTTTATGAAAAGCAAGGTATTTTAAAACGCGTTCAAGGCTTGGGTCCTGCCGAAGAGGTGACACAGGCTATTTTCAAAGCCCTTAATGGAAGTGTGCGATGA
- the map gene encoding type I methionyl aminopeptidase, with product MNRGAVTIKSAEEITKMRKAASMVSTVLTRMPEHIKPGVSTYELDQLAEKWIREAGGKPAFKGYLGYKASICTSINHEVVHGIPSKDRILQEGDIIGVDCGAIWEAYYGDGAYTFAVGKVSPEVQQLLERTQRGLLTGVEQMHPGKRLFDIGAAISAVADQYGYGVVREYVGHGIGTKLHEDPQVPNFGVAGTGMRLKAGMILAIEPMFNLGTHEVELQKDGWTVVTKDHKFSAHFEHTVLITENGPELLTKWP from the coding sequence ATGAACCGCGGGGCTGTTACCATTAAATCAGCTGAAGAAATCACCAAGATGCGCAAGGCGGCTAGCATGGTGAGCACGGTGCTGACTCGCATGCCCGAGCACATCAAGCCAGGGGTGAGTACCTACGAGTTAGATCAATTGGCTGAAAAATGGATCCGCGAAGCCGGTGGTAAGCCTGCTTTCAAAGGTTACCTGGGTTATAAGGCCAGCATTTGCACTTCGATTAACCATGAGGTGGTGCATGGCATCCCCTCCAAAGATCGGATTTTACAAGAGGGTGATATTATCGGGGTTGATTGTGGGGCCATTTGGGAGGCCTATTATGGTGATGGGGCCTATACTTTTGCGGTGGGTAAAGTATCCCCGGAGGTTCAACAGCTTTTGGAGCGGACGCAAAGAGGGCTTTTAACTGGTGTGGAACAAATGCACCCTGGCAAGCGTTTATTTGATATTGGGGCCGCCATTTCAGCGGTAGCAGACCAATATGGTTATGGGGTAGTGCGGGAATATGTAGGTCATGGTATTGGGACCAAGCTTCACGAAGACCCCCAAGTCCCCAATTTTGGGGTGGCAGGTACGGGGATGCGACTTAAGGCGGGGATGATTTTAGCCATTGAGCCGATGTTCAATTTGGGCACCCATGAAGTAGAATTGCAAAAAGATGGTTGGACGGTAGTAACCAAAGATCACAAGTTCTCGGCTCATTTTGAACACACGGTATTAATTACAGAAAATGGGCCTGAACTCTTGACTAAATGGCCTTAA
- the infA gene encoding translation initiation factor IF-1 yields MPKEEAIEVEGTVLEPLPNAMFRVELENGHKVLAHVSGKMRMHFIKILPGDKVKIELSPYDLTRGRIIYRGK; encoded by the coding sequence ATGCCCAAAGAGGAAGCCATTGAAGTTGAAGGAACCGTTCTCGAGCCCCTGCCGAACGCGATGTTTAGGGTAGAGCTTGAAAATGGGCATAAAGTATTGGCTCATGTTTCGGGCAAGATGAGAATGCATTTTATAAAAATCTTGCCCGGAGACAAAGTAAAAATTGAACTGTCGCCGTATGATTTAACGCGAGGCCGTATTATTTATCGTGGGAAATAG
- the rpmJ gene encoding 50S ribosomal protein L36, protein MKVRSSVKKICRKCKIVRRKRIVRVVCENPRHKQRQG, encoded by the coding sequence ATGAAAGTTCGTTCGTCTGTAAAAAAGATTTGTCGAAAATGTAAAATTGTTCGTCGTAAACGTATCGTGCGCGTGGTTTGTGAAAATCCACGACACAAACAACGACAAGGGTAA
- the rpsM gene encoding 30S ribosomal protein S13, whose translation MPRIAGVDIPNKKKLPIALTYIFGIGKTRANKILRETQIDAALRAEQLTDAQVNQIRRYIDDNFKVEGDLRREITLNIKRLVDLGSYRGSRHRKSLPTRGQRTRTNARTRKGPRKTVAGKKKAPTAK comes from the coding sequence ATGCCAAGAATAGCCGGCGTTGATATTCCAAATAAAAAGAAACTTCCCATTGCCTTGACCTACATTTTTGGGATTGGCAAAACTCGAGCTAATAAAATTTTGCGTGAAACTCAAATTGACGCTGCGTTGCGTGCTGAACAATTAACTGATGCTCAGGTCAATCAGATCCGTCGCTACATCGATGATAATTTTAAAGTAGAAGGTGACTTACGTCGTGAGATCACCTTAAACATCAAACGGTTGGTTGATTTAGGTAGTTATCGTGGGAGTCGGCATCGTAAGAGCTTGCCCACGCGAGGGCAACGTACGCGTACGAATGCACGCACTCGCAAAGGGCCTCGTAAAACCGTGGCCGGTAAAAAGAAGGCACCAACCGCTAAATAA